GACCCGCTCACGGATCCCGGCGGGCTGCCCGAAGGGGTCCTCGCCGAAGACCCGGACGGTACCGGAGCTGGGGCGCCGGAACCCCTCCAGGGTCTCGATGGTGGTGGTCTTCCCGGCGCCGTTAGTGCCCAGGAGCGCGAAGAGCTCGCCGGGGCGGATCTCGAAGGAGACGCCCTTGACCGCTTCGAAGTCCCCGTAGCGCTGGTGCAGGTCGCGGACGACCACCGACGCCCCCGCGCTCGACGTGGGGTCCTGGGTCGCGGCGGCCGGTTCGGTGTTCGCTGTCGTCGTCATGTCCCAAGATTCCCGCGAACCGGGTATCCGCCGACAGACGCCGCTGTCACCCGTCCCCGATGGCACTTCACCCGGCACCGACACTGACAAATGTCATCAGCCCGGGCCGGGGTGGTCTCGGCGCGCGCGGTGGTGCGACCGCACCCGCACGTGCCCCTTCGTCACCTCACGTGCGAGTGCGGTCGCTACCGCCGGTCGGGGTCGCGCCCGTCCCCTCACAACTCACGTCGGGCGCGGCCCCTTGGCGGTTATCCACCGTTCTACACGAATTCCCTCGGGCGCACCGGGGGAATACGACATTCTCCGTTGCGCGAATCCGATACCCGGGGGATTGGTTGCTCTCTTCTGAGGAAACTTCGTCCTGCGGGTGACTTTTCTGGCCGGATCGCCTGCGGAAGCGGCCTCCGCTCGGACCCCAGGAACGGGCGTCCGAGCCCACCGACCCCACCGAGCCGCGAATAAAACGCCGTGAACAGGCATGACACCGAACCACACTGGACCCGAACACCTCCCCAGCCAGCAACCGGAAATGGTTTTCATCCGCACCCGGCAATGGAAACCTTTTATCTGGAAAACCGAGACGAGCAGGGTGAACCACGGCCGCTCCGCCGAGAAAGCCTTCCGGGACCAAAGACACCAATCGAGGGCCCCGGAGCCGAGGCCCCCTGCGCCGTCGCGCTCAGCCGGTGAGCGCGCGGACCACCGAGTCGACCGCCGCGCGCTGGGGGGCCAGGTCCGCGTCCTCGGGCAGGCGGGCGCAGGTGAGCCACAGGCCGTCCACGAACACCAGCAGCAGCTCCGCCAGTGCCGCCGGGTCCGGGCGACACCGAGGGGCGGGACACCTTTCGGCGTCCCGCCCCTCGCGCGGATTCTCCGGTCTCGACCAGAACTCACCCAAGCACAGGGTGGCTAGGCGTCGGCGGTCTCCTTCTGCTCGTCGCCCTCGGCCGGGTTCTCGCCCTTGACCGAACGGAGCAGCAGCTGGGAGACGTCGACGACCTCCAGCGACTCCTTGGCCTCGCCCGCGGACTTCTTCTCGTTGATCGCGTCACCGAGCATGACCTGGCAGAACGGGCAGGCGGTGGAGACGGTGTCGGGGTTGGTGGTCAGCGCCTCGTCAACACGCTCGGTGTTGATGCGCTTGCCGATCCGCTCCTCCATCCACATGCGGGCACCGCCGGCGCCACAGCAGAAGCCGCGCTCCTTGTGGCGGTGCATCTCCTGCGTCTTGATGCCGGGCACCTGCGCCATGATGTCGCGCGGCGGCGTGTACACCTTGTTGTGGCGGCCCAGGAAGCAGGGGTCGTGGTAGGTGATGTTCTCGTCGATCGAGCTCACCGGGGTCAGCTGACCCTCCTCGACCAGCTTGGCCAGCAACTGGCTGTGGTGGATGACCTCGTAGGTGCCACCCAGCTGCGGGTACTCCTTGGCCAGCGTGTTGAAGCAGTGCGGGCAACTGGCCACGATCTTGGTGACGCCCGCGTCGTTGAGCGTCTCCACGTTCTGCTGGGCCAGCATCTGGAAGACGTACTCCATGCCCAGGCGGCGCGCCGGGTCACCGGTGCAGGCCTCCATGCCGCCCAGGACGGCGAACTTGACGCCCGCGATGTCCAGCAGCTCGGCGATGGCCTTCGTGGTCTTCTTGGCGCGGTCCTCCAGGGCACCGGCGCAGCCGACCCAGAAGAGGTACTCGGTGCCCTCGGGCATCTTGTCCTCGACGACCGGGACCTCGACCGGGTTCTCCTGGGAGGCGAGCTCCTCGATCCACTCCATGCGGCGGTCCTCGGCCATGCCCCACGGGTTGCCCTTGTTCTCAAGGTTCTTGAGCAGGGTGTTGGCCTCGGACGGGAAGTTGGACTCGACCATGACCTGGTAGCGGCGCATGTCCAGGATGTGGTCGATGTGCTCGATGTCGACCGGGCACTGCTCGACGCACGCACCGCAGTTGGTGCAGGCCCACAGCTCGTCGGGGTGGATGACGCCACCCTCCTCCTCGGTGCCGACCAGCGGCTTGTTGAGGAGGGCGAGGACGTCGACGCCCGCGTGGCTGTTGTCGGGGGCCTCGGCGAGGGTCTCCTCGGTGATGCCCTTGAGG
This DNA window, taken from Nocardiopsis exhalans, encodes the following:
- a CDS encoding (Fe-S)-binding protein, producing the protein MHPLYLTLGIITSVFAVVALATFALGGYQIWRTVSVGRAVEPERTESLSKRLTMTLIEILAHTRMLKRPWVGVAHWFVMVSFPLLFFTVVEAQGEVFNPHFKLPVIYDWTVYGLAIEVIAAASLAGIIGLTIYRLLNGPHRKGRQSRFFNSKTWTAYYVEAYLWALLISIFVIRGLKVAIEDFPFPVWATPVSHAFGAIMPTDAAVAEPAIALVAAFKLVISYAFFVVLYFNLTMGIGWHRFVAPFNIFFKRNADGTPTLGAAKQMMDKSGKKPLDFEEADPDEDPFGAGKLEDFTWKGLLDFTSCTECGRCQSQCPAWNTGKPLSPKKIILDLQKHTYEKAPYLLKGITEETLAEAPDNSHAGVDVLALLNKPLVGTEEEGGVIHPDELWACTNCGACVEQCPVDIEHIDHILDMRRYQVMVESNFPSEANTLLKNLENKGNPWGMAEDRRMEWIEELASQENPVEVPVVEDKMPEGTEYLFWVGCAGALEDRAKKTTKAIAELLDIAGVKFAVLGGMEACTGDPARRLGMEYVFQMLAQQNVETLNDAGVTKIVASCPHCFNTLAKEYPQLGGTYEVIHHSQLLAKLVEEGQLTPVSSIDENITYHDPCFLGRHNKVYTPPRDIMAQVPGIKTQEMHRHKERGFCCGAGGARMWMEERIGKRINTERVDEALTTNPDTVSTACPFCQVMLGDAINEKKSAGEAKESLEVVDVSQLLLRSVKGENPAEGDEQKETADA